The sequence ATATACTATCTACTAACGACTAACGATTATTTTATGTTATCATAATAAAAAATATTTAACAAACTAAATAATATAATAAATTAAAAGAAAAAAGAAGGTTTTTAAAATATTTTGTAGAATAATTAAAGTATATTGTTATATAATATAAAAAATACAAGATGAACTTTTATCTATCCAAAAGTTAGTATTAGTATAGGAGTATTATTTAATATGAGAAAAGCGAGTAGGATTTATAAGAGGAAAAGCAGAAGCAATCTGGAAACCTTTATTATCTTAATAGGCGCAATAATCATTTTGGGTGTGGCTTTTAATTTAGCTCGAGATAGGAGTTATATTCCCCCCGAAGAACCGGCAATTATAGAAGAAGGAAAAGTAGAATCTCCACTCGTAGTAAGAGAACCTGAGATACTGCCACAAAAAGAAGCCGAAGAAAAGTTTGAAGAAAAGGAGAAATCTCTAGAGGAAGAAATAACAAAAGAGATTATTTCCGAAGAGAAACCACCCGTTACTGTGCCTAGCCTAAATACGGCTACAAAGATAGAACCCGAAGTAGAAGTAGTAAAGGAATCTAAATTGACCTCTGACCAGAAAGTGTACACTGTTCAAGTAGGAGCTTTCTCCCAAGAAATAAATGCCCGAAATTTAGCGGAAGAAATAAGAGTAAAAGGATACCAGACTTACGTAGTTAAAGGAAAAAGTCTTTATAAAACACAGGTAGGGGAATATAAAAGCTACGAGGAAGCCCAAAACGTATCTCAAAAGTTAAAACAATTGGGTTACCCTATCTTTGTCACCAGTAGATAAGAAGAAAAGGAAATTTTGATTTGAAGAAAACTAACATTCCTTCCGTTACCATTAATCGATTATCTATTTATCACAGATGTTTGGAGAAAATATTAGAAAGGGAAAAAGGAAATCGGTTAAAAATTATTCCTTCATTTGAAATTGCAGAAATGACCGGAATAAATTCAGCACAAATCCGTAAAGACCTGGCTTATTTCGGAGAATTTGGTAAAAGAGGATTAGGGTACCCCTTAGTAGATCTTAACAGAGAATTAAAAAAGATATTAGGATTAGATAAAGAATGGTCAATTATTATTGCCGGAGCAGGGAATTTGGGTAAAGCCTTGGTAAAGTATAAAGGTTTCCAAAAAAGAGGCTTTATCATCAAGGGAATTTTTGATAACAATCGCTCAAAAATTGGCAAGAAACTTGGCCATATTTTTATTTATGATATAAAAGAAATAGAAAAATTTATCTTGACAGAAAAAATAGGAATCGGGATATTGGCAGTACCCGCCGACTCAGCCCAGAAAGTAGCGGATAAAATGGTTGCTGGTGGAGTGAAAGCCGTTTTAAATTTTGCCCCTGTACATATCGTTTTGCCCCCGGAAATTAGAATACATAATGTCGATCTGTCTATTGAATTTGAAGGGTTGACATATTATTTAAACCTGTGATAAAATCATTTTGTATTTCTTGTGATATATTTCACAATAAATGAATAACGAAGATTAAGAAAGATTTATATATTAAATGAATCTTGAGAGAAGGCTTATTATGAAAATTAAAGATTTAATTCGCGTGTTAGATGCGGAAGTGTTATGTGGTGAAGATTTTTTAGATCAGGAAATTACCGATTTTGGTGCATGTGATCTTTTAAGTGATATCTTAGCCTATTCCAAGGATGAATATGTACTCTTAACCGGATTAACCTCTGCGCAGGTGGTTCGTACGGCTGAATTAACCGGAGCCATTGCTATTGTTTTTGTGCGAAGCAAACTACCTCCCCAAGAAGCAATAGGTTTAGCCAAATCTCACCAGATCCCCCTTTTAAAGACGGATAACTTGATGTTTTCTTCCTGTAGAAAAATTGTTGAGGAATTAATGAAAGAAGAGAAAAAGAAATGAGTACGTATTATTCCAAAGAAAAGTTAACCTTAGTTAATGAGCTGATTTACCAAATCAAGGTTAAAGAAGCTATGTCAAAAGAAGTAATCTTTTCTGGGGAAAACGCTACCTTTAGAGAGATTCAATTGCAGCTTAAGGAAAAAAAAATATCCGGAGTGCCTATTCTCGACGAAGAAAAGAATATTATTGGGATCACTAGTATTGATGATGTCATTACTGCCTTTGATAAGGGTTATGTGGATAATAAAATTACTGATTATATGAGTAGAAACGTAATCACTATACCGCAAAATTTTTCAGTAGTTTCGGCAATCAATAAATTGGAAAAATTTAAGGTGGGGAGACTTCCGGTTACTCAATCTTTAAATAGTAAAAAAATTGTTGGCATCATTACGTTGAGTGATATTTTGAATAGATTGTTGGTAGTAGTCCAATCAATTGCCGAAAAGGTGGAAGATAAAGAAATAAAGAATACACAAATTTCCCATGATTCAATTAAAAATATTGTTAAAAAGCCACTTAGGTTTGAAGTCAAAGGAGATGATTTTAATAATGCCGGTAGAGTGGCCAGTATATCCAAAAAATATTTTCAGAACCTGGGAGTCAATAAAGATATTATTCGTAGAATTGCTATTGTCTGCTATGAGGCCGAGATGAATATTTGCCTTCATTCCTTGGGGGGAAGTATAACTATTAAGGTTAATAGTGATAATAATGCAGTAATCTATGCTCATGATAAGGGTCCGGGAATTCCAGATGTTGATCTAGCTCTAAAACCGGGATTTACCACCGCTTCTGAAAAAATCAGAGCTTTGGGTTTTGGTGCTGGAATGGGGCTTCCTAATATCAAAAGGTATGCTGATAAATTAGAGATCAAATCTTCTTTGGAAACAGGGACAGAACTAAAAGCAATAATCGATTTGGGGGTAAAAAATGAAGTTAAGTGAAATAGTTAATCAATGCCAATTAGAAAAAATTGTTTTTTGTAACGATTGTGAGATTGAAAACGGGTATTGTGGAGATTTAATGTCTGATGTTATGGCTCATGCTAAAACGGAATGCATCTGGATCACTATCCAGGCGCACAAGAATAGTATAGCAGTTGCCCTTATCAAAGATATCCAATCTATTGTATTTACTAATAATGTAACGGTAGATAAAGAGGTAATTAAAAAGGCAGAAGAAGAAAAGATTAATTTATTCCGAACCAATAAAGATTCTTTTACTGTATGCGGAGAAATATATTGTCTGATGGAGGCTGAAACTGCAAAGGATTGATTTACATATCCATTCTGCTCTTTCTGCTTGCGGTGATGATATAATGTCACCTCAGCTCATTTTAGAGCAGGCAATTCAGAAAGAACTTAACCTTATATCTATTACCGATCACAATACTATTCAGCATTCAATTTTAGCCTGCAAGCTGAGTGAGAATAGATCTATTCGAGTCATTCCTGGAGTGGAACTAACCAGCCGGGAAGAAGTTCATCTCTTGGCTTATTTTCCCGATGTCGATGCAATTTTAAAAATGGGAAAAGAAATAAAGAGCTATTTACCCGGAAAGAAGAATAATGCTAAAATTTTTGGAAATCAATTATACTACGACCTAAAAGGTGAAATTATCGGAATTGACGATACCTTACGGCAGGTGGCTTTAAATATAGGATTAGATAATTTGGTAGATTTGGTGCATAGCCTAAAAGGAGCTGCTATTCCTGCTCATATTGATAAAGATAGATTTAGCTTGCTCAGTCAATTAGGGTTTTTGGATCCGGAAGCAGATTACGATGCGGTAGAAGTTTCTAAATTCAAATGGAGAAAGGAAAAATTTTATTTGGGCAGTGTCCTGAGCGGTTTTCCGATAATCGCCGGTTCGGATAGTCATGGGATCGAGGATATTGGGCTCTTTTATATGGAGGATAAGCAGGAAAAGATTCGAGATTTTATATCTTTGAAAAATTTTTTTAAGAAGAAGTAAACAATAATGAGAAACCTGGCAGATCACTTATTTGATGTTTTAGAAAATTCCGTAAAAGCTGGAGCTACAGAAGTTAAAATTTTCTTGGAAAACAGAGACAAACTTTTTTTTTGTAAGATAGAAGATAATGGTAGTGGAATCAAAGATGGGGATGTCACCGATCCTTTTATAACCTCACGTAAGACAAGAAGAGTTGGATTGGGACTCCCTCTTTTAAAGCGAGCAGTAGAGAGCACCGGTGGTTTCCTTAAAATACGCAATAGAAAGAAAAGAGGGATAATTTTAAAATTTAAGATAGATATTGCCCATATTGATGCTAAACCTTTTGGGGATATTGCTAGAGCATTTGTAGACGCGATATATAGTTGGCCAGAAGTCAGTTTCTCTATTTTTATTCAAAAGAAAAATAAGCGAAAATCATCAGTTTTTAACAGTAAGAAGATCAGAGAAGTAGTGAGTTATTCCGAAATGCAACAGAAAGAAGTGCGAGATTTTATTTATGATTCTATAGATCGAGAACTAAAAACAATTAGAATTGATTCCCAATTCGGGATATTTTAAACTGATAGAAATATTTAATAAATATTTTTACCGCTCAGAATCGGAAATTTATCTGAAAGTTATTTAATAAAGTAAAAATGAAGGGGAGGAAGATGAAAAACTTAGAAGAACTAAAAAAAATTAGAGAGAGAGTAAAGAAAGATTTAGAGTTACGTACCGGAAAACATCGAACTAAGATTGTGGTCTGCCTGGGAACTTGTGGTATCGCTGCCGGAGCTCGAGAGACTATGAATGTTCTTATTGATCTTATTGCCAAGAACGATACACCCGATACTATAGTGACAACTGCGGGTTGTGCAGGGTTTTGCGAACAGGAACCCATGATTCAGCTATACATGGAAGGCAGGGAGCAAGTTATTTATGGGAAAGTTGATCAAAAAGCAGCCGAAGAAATATTTGAGAAACACATTTTAAAAGGTGAAATTGTAGAAAAATATCTTTTTTCAAAGGGGAAATAATTATGGCATGTCTTTGCAATGAGAAAGAACTTACTGACTTACAAAAGTATGAACAATTAAAAGAATTTATTAACCAAAATAAGGATAAGAAAGGTTATTTAATTCCGATACTCCATGCAGCACAGGCGATATTTGGATATCTCCCAGCAGAAGTACAAAATTTTGTGGCTAAAGAGACGAATACTCCGGTAAGTGTCGTAACCGGAGTGGTTACTTTTTATTCTTATTTTAAGATTTTCCCAACCGGCAGACATACCATTACCATCTGTTTGGGAACAGCCTGTTACGTGCGTGGTGCGAAAAAAATAGTGGAAGAAATAGAAAAAAAACTGGGTATAAAAATTGGAGAAACCACCGAAGATAGGAGATTTTCTTTGGGGGTACAAAGATGCCTGGGGGCCTGCGGATTGGCTCCGGTTATTATGATCGATAAAGATGTTCACGGTCGGATATCGGCAAAAAAGTTGAATAAAATTTTAGAACAATACAAATAGATAAGGTAGGAAATATTAATATGTATAATTTAAGGGCACATGTTTTGCTTTGTTATGGAGGAGCCTGCATTTCTTCCAATGCGGGGAGCGTTAAAGAAACAATGGAAAAGGCAATAGCTAAAGCAGGGCTTCAAAATGAAGTTGATGTGATCACTACCGGATGTATGGGCACTTGTGAATTAGGCCCGATTATAGTTATCTATCCGGAGGGTGTATTCTATCAGAAAGTCAAGCCCGAAGATGCTGAAGAGATCGTTCGGGAACACCTATTAAAAGGTAGAGTAGTAAAACGTTTATTTTATAAAAAACCGAAAACCGAAGAAATGGTTGAGATGTTTAATAATATAGATTTCTTTAAACTGCAGAGAAAAATAGCTCTACGGAATTGTGGCATGATAAATCCCTTAGAAATTGAAGAGTATATTGCTGCTGATGGATATATGGCTTTGGGGAAAGTGTTAACTGAAATGAGTCCCCAACAAGTCATTGAAGAGATTAAAAAATCGGGCCTGAGAGGACGAGGCGGAGCAGGGTTCCCTACCGGTTTAAAATGGCAATTTACTGCTGCCTCACAGGGTAAACAAAAATATGTATGTTGTAATGCAGATGAAGGTGATCCCGGTGCCTTTATGGATAGGAGTATTTTAGAGGGAGATCCCCATAGTGTAATGGAAGCTATGATGATCTGTGGATATGCCATTGGAGCGGATCAGGGCTATATTTATGTCAGAGCTGAATATCCTTTAGCAATAGAAAGATTATCAGTTGCCATTGGACAAGCAAGAAAAAATGGCCTTTTGGGAAAAAATATTTTAGGTACTGGCTTTAATTTTGATATGGAGCTTAGAATGGGGGCAGGCGCTTTTGTCTGTGGTGAAGAAACCGCACTAATGCGTTCCATAGAAGGGAAGAGAGGGCAACCTCGTCCAAGACCTCCTTACCCCGCTCAAAAAGGATTATTTGAATGTCCTACAGTATTAAATAATGTAGAAACATTTGCCAATATCCCCTATATCATTTTAAATGGTGCGGATGATTTTGCTTCTGTGGGAACAGAAAAGAGCAGAGGTACAAAAGTATTTGCTTTAGCCGGTGATATAAATAATACCGGACTTATCGAAATTCCTATTGGAATGCCTTTGGGAACAATTATCTATGATATCGGAGGGGGAATCCCTAATAATAAAAAATTAAAAGCAGTGCAAATTGGTGGCCCTTCGGGAGGTTGTATACCGGCTGAACATCTAAATGTAAGAGTTGATTATGAAGCACTAAAGGAACTTGGGGCTATTATGGGTTCAGGTGGATTGATTATTATGGATGAAGATACCTGCATGGTCGATCTAGCCCGTTACTTTATGGAATTTATTCAGGAAGAATCTTGCGGAAAATGTACTCCCTGTCGGGAAGGTACGCGGATTATGTTAAATATTCTCGAAAGGATCTGTAAGGGAAAAGGGAAAATGGAAGATTTAGATACTCTGGAAGAATTATCCTCTCAGATAAAACAGACTTCTCTTTGTGCATTAGGTCAAACTGCTCCTAATCCCATAGAAGCAACTTTGAGATATTTTAGAGAAGAATATATCGAACATATTCGGGATAAAAAATGCCGGGCGGGAGTATGTGCAGAACTTGTATACTCTCCCTGTTCCAATGAATGTCCTGCTTCGGTAAATGTACCTGGATACCTTGCTTACACCAAGGAAGGCAATTTTAGAAGAGCCTTGGAAATACATTTAAAGAATAATCCTTTTCCTGCGGTCTGTGGACGGGTGTGTCCTCATCAATGTGAAGCCAAATGTAGAAGAAAGGATCTTGATTCAGCAGTCAGTATTCGTTCTGTAAAACGATTCATGGCTGATTCAATAGACGATTATGTAACATGTTTTCCTGAAAAACAAAATTCTAAGGGAATAAAAGTAGCGGTTATTGGCTCTGGTCCATCCGGACTATCTAATGCCTATTTTCTTACTATGCTGGGGTACGAGGTTACTGTTTTCGAATCCGAAGCTAAAACAGGAGGAATGCTAACTTATGCTATCCCTTCCTATAGACTTCCTAAAAATATAGTGGAAAAAGAAATTAAAGCCCTATCTCAATACGGAGTAAAGATAAAAACCAATACCAAAATTGGTAAAGATTTCACCATTGATGAACTTAGGAAACAAGATTTTAAAGCCTTTTATGTTGCTGTAGGAACAGCAGATTCAATTATGCCCCCGATTGAAGGTATAGATGGGAATGATAAAGTGATGAGCGGATTGGATTTTTTGTATAAAATCAATAATAATGAGAAGATCGCTATAGGTCAGGAGGTAGTTGTCATTGGGGGAGGAAATACTGCGATAGATGCAGCTAGAACTGCCAGGAGAATGGGAGCAGATGTAACCATCGTTTATCGCCGAACCAGAGAGGAAATGCCTGCAGAGATTGAAGAAATTAAGGAAGCAGAAAATGAGGGAATAAAAATTCAACTTCTTCAAAATATCAAAACAGTTAAACCAAACTCTAACCATAAAGTAACCGTCGAATTGGTAAATATGCGGCTTGCTGAGTTTGATAAATCTGGCAGACGAAGACCTATTGAAATAGAAACATCTTCTTTTACGAAAGAAGTAAGCTTTTTAATTTTAGCCATTGGACAGAGACCATCTTTAGATGGTTTATTTGATAATGAATTGGTTAAATTGAATAGAGACAGAACGATCTGTTGTTCTTCTCACCAGGGAGAAACTATGTCTGAAGATATTTTCGCTGGTGGCGATGTAGTAACCGGTCCATCTACTGTAGTAGAGGCAATAGCTCAAGCGCAGGGAGCAGCTGAAGCCATTGATAAATATTTAAGCGGTGGCCAAGAAGAGTATCCCTGGAATATTATGGATCCGATTGAAGTAGAATTCGACCCCGAAAAAGAGCCAGTAAAATATGAACGGTCAAAAAATATTCTAATTCCAGTGGGAGAAAGAATTTCTTTTACTGAAGTCGAAAAGACCTGGGAAAGTGATATTGCTTGCAAAGAATCCGAAAGATGCTTGCGCTGTGAATTTAAGAAAGAAGAGGAGTGATTATGACAATAAAAGAAATTGTAAATAAATATGGGAACAAAAGAGAGAATTTGCTGCAGATTTTACATGATATTCAGAACCAAAGTCTCCAGAATTATATCAGCGAAGAAAATATCAAAACGCTAAGTGAAAACATGAAGATACCCTTATCCGATATTAAAGGGACTGCTTCTTTTTACACCATGTATAGCTTTACTCCACGTGGCAAATATATCATTAGAGTTTGCGATAGTCCTCCTTGCCATTTATTAGGAGCCCAAACGATTTTCAAAGCTATAGAAACGAAATTAGGTATTAAAGAAGGAGAGACAACTCGAGACGGACTTTTTACTTTAGAAGGGACTAGTTGTTTAGGAATCTGTGGGGTAGCTCCAGCCATGATGATTAATGATGAAGCCTATGGGAATTTAAATGAAAAGAAGATCAATGAAATATTAGAACAAATTCAGGAAAAGGAGAGGAAATAACCATGACAAAAAGGAATATCGCCCAAATTTTGATAAGTATTGATGGAAATTCTGTCCTTTCCGGAGCAAGAAAGATAAAGACAAAATTAATTATCGAGCTAAACAAGCAAGGTCTTTCTGAACAAATTCAGGTAGTTGAAACCGGGAGTTTTGGACCAATTAATAAAGGAGTAGTTGTCGGCATTTATCCGACAGGGGAAATGTATGGGAATGTAACCGAGGAAGATATTACAGAATTTATTCAAGAAAGATTTATTAAAGGAAGACCTTATGAAAAACTACTTCTTGCTGAAAAATTACATCCAGAAATAGAATTATCCGAAAATGATTCCCGAAAAGTGCAATATTACGGAAGAATTGTTTTGGATAACTGTGGAAGAATTGACCCGGAAAACATTGAAGAATACATAGGAGTAGGTGGATATGAAGCATTGGGAGTTGTTTTAAAAGAAAAAACATCATCAGAAGTGATACAAATAGTAAAAGATTCCGGATTACAAGGAAGAGGGGGAGCCGGTTTTCCTACAGGCTTAAAATGGTCTTTTGCTGCAAAGGCGAAAACAAATCCAAAATATATTATTTGTAATGCTGATGAGGGAGAACCGGGCACCTTTAAGGATCGTTTAATAATGGAAGGAGACCCTCATAAAGTTTTAGAAGGAATGGCTATCTGCGGTTATGCTATAGGGGCTAATACCGGTTATATTTATATCCGCGGGGAATACCAATTATCCATCCAAAGATTAAAAAAAGCGATAGAAGATGCTGAAAAATTAGGCCTTTTAGGAAAAAATATCTTTGGAACAGATTTTGATTTCGAGGTAAAGATTAAGATCGGAGCAGGTTCTTATGTCTGTGGAGAAGAGACAACTCTTTTAAATTCTATGGAGGGTTTTAGAGGACAACCAAGATTTAAGCCGCCTTTTCCCGCCGAATCTGGATTTTTAGCTAAACCCACTAATGTAAACAATGTAGAGACCTTTGCAAATATTGCTCCGATTATTTCGAATGGTGCCGAATGGTTTAGAAAATTTGGGACAGAAAATTCTCCAGGTACTAAAGTTTATGCAGTATTAGGACACGTAAATCGTCCAGGTGTAGTAGAGGTTCCTATGGGAGTAACCCTAAGGGAGATTATTTACGATTATGCGGGGGGAATATCTTCAGGGAATTTTAAAATGACTCAAATAGGAGGTACTGCCGGTAATATTCTTTCTGCTAAATTTTTAGATATCCCTCTTGATTTTCAATCTTTAAAAGAAGGTGGTTATAGTCTGGGATCGGGTGCTATATTAATCATGAATGAATCAGTATCCGTGATAGATTTTATAAAATGCTGTATGAAATTTTTCGTTCATGAATCTTGTGGTAAGTGTACTCCTTGTCGGGAAGGCACCAGATATATCTATGAAATATTAGATAAAATTGATTCGGGAAAAGGTAAGGTTGAAGACTTAGAAACCTTGAAATTATTAGGAGAAAATATGCAAGATGCTTCTTTCTGTCCACTGGGTCAAAGTGCTCCTAATTCTTTATTAAATTCGTTAAATTTTTTTCCTGAAGAGTACTACAATCTGTTAATGAAGTAAATCTTCTTTTAATAGAAATACAAAGCTAATAAAAAGCTTTGATAAACATTATAAAGATAAAAATTAAAAATCTTAGATAAATAAAATAAGGAGAATAAATTCATGATGAAAGAAGTGAAAATAACTATCGATGGAAGGGAGGTAATGGTGCAAGAGGGGAAGACCGTATTAGAAGTAGCTACAGAATTAGGTATTAAGATACCTACCCTATGTGCTATGCCTGAACTTGGATTTACCCCTGGCTCTTGCCGAGTTTGTGTAGTAGAGATAGAAGGATTACCAACCTTAGCAGCTTCTTGTGTTTATCCGGTAAGAGAGGGTCTAATCATCCACACCCATAGCGAAAGAGTTATTAAAGCTCGTAAAATAGTATTGGAGCTTTTAATAGCTAGTCATCCTCTGGATTGTATGACCTGTGAGAAAAATGGCTCTTGTGACTTGGAGGATTTAGCATATGAATTAGGAGTAAAGCAGTCGAGATTTGAACGAAGTAAAAACCAGATACCCTTGGATGAATCCAATCCTTTTATTGTTCGGGATTTGAATAAGTGTATTTTATGTGGTAGATGTGTAGAAATGTGTAATGAAGTTCAACAAACGCATGCTATCGATTTTGGATATCGAAGCTCACAAACAAAGATTATTGCTGACGTAGATGTTGGTTTAAGATATTCAGCATGTGTTTCATGCGGGCAGTGTGTGGCGGTTTGCCCAGTCGGTGCTTTAATTGACAAAGCCGCTCAAGGGAAAGGAAGAGCCTGGGAGTTTGAAAAAGTAAAAACTACCTGTAATTATTGTGGATGCGGATGTAATTTTGATTTTAATATTAAAGACGGAAAAGTAGTAAAAGTTACTTCTAATTCCGAGAGTGCAGTAAACGGAATTAATCTCTGTGTTAAAGGACGTTTTGGTTATGACTATATTCATCGAGATGATCGATTGACAACTCCTTTAATTAGAAAAAATGGACAATTAGAAAAGGCATCCTGGGAAGAAGCTCTTCAGTTAGTTAGCGACAAATTCAATCAAATTAAAAAGGAAAATGGTAGTGATAGTTTAGCCGTTCTTTCCTCTGCCA comes from Candidatus Atribacteria bacterium and encodes:
- a CDS encoding ATP-binding protein, which encodes MRNLADHLFDVLENSVKAGATEVKIFLENRDKLFFCKIEDNGSGIKDGDVTDPFITSRKTRRVGLGLPLLKRAVESTGGFLKIRNRKKRGIILKFKIDIAHIDAKPFGDIARAFVDAIYSWPEVSFSIFIQKKNKRKSSVFNSKKIREVVSYSEMQQKEVRDFIYDSIDRELKTIRIDSQFGIF
- a CDS encoding redox-sensing transcriptional repressor Rex; this translates as MKKTNIPSVTINRLSIYHRCLEKILEREKGNRLKIIPSFEIAEMTGINSAQIRKDLAYFGEFGKRGLGYPLVDLNRELKKILGLDKEWSIIIAGAGNLGKALVKYKGFQKRGFIIKGIFDNNRSKIGKKLGHIFIYDIKEIEKFILTEKIGIGILAVPADSAQKVADKMVAGGVKAVLNFAPVHIVLPPEIRIHNVDLSIEFEGLTYYLNL
- a CDS encoding iron-sulfur binding hydrogenase, coding for MKLSEIVNQCQLEKIVFCNDCEIENGYCGDLMSDVMAHAKTECIWITIQAHKNSIAVALIKDIQSIVFTNNVTVDKEVIKKAEEEKINLFRTNKDSFTVCGEIYCLMEAETAKD
- the nuoF gene encoding NADH-quinone oxidoreductase subunit NuoF, yielding MYNLRAHVLLCYGGACISSNAGSVKETMEKAIAKAGLQNEVDVITTGCMGTCELGPIIVIYPEGVFYQKVKPEDAEEIVREHLLKGRVVKRLFYKKPKTEEMVEMFNNIDFFKLQRKIALRNCGMINPLEIEEYIAADGYMALGKVLTEMSPQQVIEEIKKSGLRGRGGAGFPTGLKWQFTAASQGKQKYVCCNADEGDPGAFMDRSILEGDPHSVMEAMMICGYAIGADQGYIYVRAEYPLAIERLSVAIGQARKNGLLGKNILGTGFNFDMELRMGAGAFVCGEETALMRSIEGKRGQPRPRPPYPAQKGLFECPTVLNNVETFANIPYIILNGADDFASVGTEKSRGTKVFALAGDINNTGLIEIPIGMPLGTIIYDIGGGIPNNKKLKAVQIGGPSGGCIPAEHLNVRVDYEALKELGAIMGSGGLIIMDEDTCMVDLARYFMEFIQEESCGKCTPCREGTRIMLNILERICKGKGKMEDLDTLEELSSQIKQTSLCALGQTAPNPIEATLRYFREEYIEHIRDKKCRAGVCAELVYSPCSNECPASVNVPGYLAYTKEGNFRRALEIHLKNNPFPAVCGRVCPHQCEAKCRRKDLDSAVSIRSVKRFMADSIDDYVTCFPEKQNSKGIKVAVIGSGPSGLSNAYFLTMLGYEVTVFESEAKTGGMLTYAIPSYRLPKNIVEKEIKALSQYGVKIKTNTKIGKDFTIDELRKQDFKAFYVAVGTADSIMPPIEGIDGNDKVMSGLDFLYKINNNEKIAIGQEVVVIGGGNTAIDAARTARRMGADVTIVYRRTREEMPAEIEEIKEAENEGIKIQLLQNIKTVKPNSNHKVTVELVNMRLAEFDKSGRRRPIEIETSSFTKEVSFLILAIGQRPSLDGLFDNELVKLNRDRTICCSSHQGETMSEDIFAGGDVVTGPSTVVEAIAQAQGAAEAIDKYLSGGQEEYPWNIMDPIEVEFDPEKEPVKYERSKNILIPVGERISFTEVEKTWESDIACKESERCLRCEFKKEEE
- a CDS encoding NAD(P)H-dependent oxidoreductase subunit E, with amino-acid sequence MACLCNEKELTDLQKYEQLKEFINQNKDKKGYLIPILHAAQAIFGYLPAEVQNFVAKETNTPVSVVTGVVTFYSYFKIFPTGRHTITICLGTACYVRGAKKIVEEIEKKLGIKIGETTEDRRFSLGVQRCLGACGLAPVIMIDKDVHGRISAKKLNKILEQYK
- the nuoF gene encoding NADH-quinone oxidoreductase subunit NuoF is translated as MTKRNIAQILISIDGNSVLSGARKIKTKLIIELNKQGLSEQIQVVETGSFGPINKGVVVGIYPTGEMYGNVTEEDITEFIQERFIKGRPYEKLLLAEKLHPEIELSENDSRKVQYYGRIVLDNCGRIDPENIEEYIGVGGYEALGVVLKEKTSSEVIQIVKDSGLQGRGGAGFPTGLKWSFAAKAKTNPKYIICNADEGEPGTFKDRLIMEGDPHKVLEGMAICGYAIGANTGYIYIRGEYQLSIQRLKKAIEDAEKLGLLGKNIFGTDFDFEVKIKIGAGSYVCGEETTLLNSMEGFRGQPRFKPPFPAESGFLAKPTNVNNVETFANIAPIISNGAEWFRKFGTENSPGTKVYAVLGHVNRPGVVEVPMGVTLREIIYDYAGGISSGNFKMTQIGGTAGNILSAKFLDIPLDFQSLKEGGYSLGSGAILIMNESVSVIDFIKCCMKFFVHESCGKCTPCREGTRYIYEILDKIDSGKGKVEDLETLKLLGENMQDASFCPLGQSAPNSLLNSLNFFPEEYYNLLMK
- the nuoE gene encoding NADH-quinone oxidoreductase subunit NuoE, with the translated sequence MTIKEIVNKYGNKRENLLQILHDIQNQSLQNYISEENIKTLSENMKIPLSDIKGTASFYTMYSFTPRGKYIIRVCDSPPCHLLGAQTIFKAIETKLGIKEGETTRDGLFTLEGTSCLGICGVAPAMMINDEAYGNLNEKKINEILEQIQEKERK
- a CDS encoding SPOR domain-containing protein, translating into MRKASRIYKRKSRSNLETFIILIGAIIILGVAFNLARDRSYIPPEEPAIIEEGKVESPLVVREPEILPQKEAEEKFEEKEKSLEEEITKEIISEEKPPVTVPSLNTATKIEPEVEVVKESKLTSDQKVYTVQVGAFSQEINARNLAEEIRVKGYQTYVVKGKSLYKTQVGEYKSYEEAQNVSQKLKQLGYPIFVTSR
- a CDS encoding (2Fe-2S) ferredoxin domain-containing protein; translated protein: MKNLEELKKIRERVKKDLELRTGKHRTKIVVCLGTCGIAAGARETMNVLIDLIAKNDTPDTIVTTAGCAGFCEQEPMIQLYMEGREQVIYGKVDQKAAEEIFEKHILKGEIVEKYLFSKGK
- a CDS encoding CBS domain-containing protein; protein product: MSTYYSKEKLTLVNELIYQIKVKEAMSKEVIFSGENATFREIQLQLKEKKISGVPILDEEKNIIGITSIDDVITAFDKGYVDNKITDYMSRNVITIPQNFSVVSAINKLEKFKVGRLPVTQSLNSKKIVGIITLSDILNRLLVVVQSIAEKVEDKEIKNTQISHDSIKNIVKKPLRFEVKGDDFNNAGRVASISKKYFQNLGVNKDIIRRIAIVCYEAEMNICLHSLGGSITIKVNSDNNAVIYAHDKGPGIPDVDLALKPGFTTASEKIRALGFGAGMGLPNIKRYADKLEIKSSLETGTELKAIIDLGVKNEVK